Proteins encoded in a region of the Fundulus heteroclitus isolate FHET01 chromosome 2, MU-UCD_Fhet_4.1, whole genome shotgun sequence genome:
- the si:dkey-24l11.2 gene encoding uncharacterized protein si:dkey-24l11.2 isoform X2, whose protein sequence is MENEGEVKTEEGNSESAPPAQRLCRFFSQGRHCNYGKRCRFLHVREDGPDPERKAAESPTQLDVTLSGSQNSGQLKGDNSPITHNPKFSSASARRPCRYFLSGHCTMEDRCRFWHPPQLPTVEDPSVTAVQRKATPCRPPVSAPGGPQEVKLCDMTEDKAQQLRDTEIQQLKKRFPKDQLIIQERSDGKLTYYRVTVEATDPDWPFDLKEVDVMVSFPDNYPLEIFTLEIPLDQDLPPVMAKHVQQASLEWLQAKHATNQLLGKVELLFRPFLRWLDRSLERLFTAGARQLKKDIDLEKAGLQFIPYQELKVSVTDASDTVSGVAADEDFRDTTDKTEDAEPEEEERSVQQDERDEGQVQEEDASHLVENIKISDPRRGTEVKLLGLRLGENTATVIAQQITVCLQCNRCKVTADLTLSGRTACSAQCEKCNADINAAFRPCMIHHYSDVLGYLDLHNATASDLVLQDCSLTVGCLSCSQEVPVENVFYGQTKEFNCESCHSKLSILAESTRFQYIQPRTSSKTGPSAVAYKTIRDPAVQKGKPLPDKGTCKHYKQSHRWLRFPCCGRAYACDVCHDENQDHPMELATRMICGFCAKEQPYGNGKPCTSCGSMMTRGTRTSHWEGGLGCRNKVKMCRNDRQKYANTNKTVSRKAASEKK, encoded by the exons ATGGAGAATGAAGGGGAAGTGAAAACTGAAGAGGGAAATTCTGAGTCGGCTCCTCCAGCCCAGCGGCTGTGTCGCTTCTTCTCCCAAGGACGGCACTGTAATTACGGCAAGAGATGCAGATTTCTGCATGTAAGAGAAGATGGACCAGACCCTGAGAGGAAAGCTGCCGAGTCGCCCACCCAGCTTGATGTCACTCTCTCGGGCTCTCAGAACTCCGGTCAACTTAAGGGAGACAATTCGCCCATCACCCACAACCCGAAGTTTTCCTCAGCCTCCGCCCGCCGCCCCTGTCGCTACTTTCTCTCAGGGCACTGCACCATGGAGGACCGATGTCGCTTCTGGCACCCGCCGCAGTTACCGACGGTGGAAGACCCGTCTGTCACCGCTGTTCAGAGGAAAGCCACGCCGTGCCGCCCTCCAGTGTCCGCCCCCGGCGGCCCGCAGGAGGTGAAGCTGTGCGACATGACTGAGGACAAGGCCCAGCAGCTGCGAGACACCGAGATCCAGCAGCTGAAGAAGCGTTTCCCCAAAGATCAGCTGATCATCCAGGAGAGAAGCGACGGAAAACTGACGTATTACAGGGTGACTGTAGAGGCCACGGATCCAGACTGG CCTTTCGACCTGAAAGAAGTTGACGTCATGGTCAGCTTCCCAGACAACTACCCCCTGGAG ATTTTCACATTAGAGATACCATTGGACCAGGACTTACCACCAGTCATGGCAAA GCATGTGCAGCAAGCATCGTTGGAGTGGCTCCAGGCGAAGCATGCTACCAATCAGCTGCTGGGAAAGGTGGAGCTGCTCTTCAGGCCTTTTCTTCGCTGGCTGGATCGGAGCTTGGAGAGACTGTTCACCGCAGGAGCGCGACAG CTTAAGAAGGACATTGATTTAGAAAAAGCCGGCCTGCAGTTTATACCATACCAGGAGCTAAAGGTTTCGGTGACCGACGCCTCTGACACTGTTTCTGGTGTGGCTGCTGACGAGGATTTCCGTGACACGACCGATAAGACGGAAGATGCGGAGCCAGAGGAAGAAGAGCGGTCGGTGCAGCAGGATGAGCGCGATGAAGGTCAGGTGCAGGAGGAAGATGCGAGCCACCTGGTGGAGAACATTAAAATCAGCGACCCCCGCAGAGGCACGGAGGTCAAGCTGCTTGGCCTCAGGCTGGGGGAGAACACCGCCACCGTTATCGCCCAACAGATCACCGTTTGTCTGCAGTGCAATAG GTGTAAGGTGACTGCAGATCTGACTCTCAGTGGAAGGACGGCCTGCTCAGCTCAGTGTGAGAAGTGCAACGCGGACATAAACGCTGCGTTCAGGCCGTGCATGATCCACCATTACAGCGACGTTCTGGGATACCTGGACCTTCACAACGCCACGGCGTCTGACCTGGTACTTCAGGACTGCAGCCTGACTGTGGGGTGCCTTAGCTGCTCTCAGGAGGTCCCCGTGGAG AACGTTTTCTACGGACAAACAAAGGAGTTCAACTGCGAGAGCTGCCACAGCAAACTCAGCATCCTGGCCGAGAGCACGAGGTTCCAGTACATTCAGCCTCGCACCTCCAGCAAAACAG GTCCGAGTGCCGTCGCCTACAAAACGATCAGAGACCCAGCTGTGCAGAAAGGGAAGCCGCTGCCCGATAAAGGAACATGCAAACATTACAAACAGAGCCATCGCTGGCTCAG GTTTCCCTGCTGCGGCCGGGCGTATGCCTGTGATGTGTGCCATGACGAGAACCAGGACCACCCCATGGAACTCGCCACCAGGATGATCTGTGGGTTTTGTGCCAAAGAACAG CCGTACGGTAATGGGAAACCTTGCACCAGCTGCGGGAGCATGATGACGAGGGGGACGCGCACCAGCCACTGGGAGGGAGGGCTGGGATGTAGAAATAAAGTCAAAATGTGCAG AAACGATCGACAGAAATACGCCAACACCAACAAAACGGTTTCGAGGAAGGCGGCCAGCGAGAAGAAGTAA
- the tspan3a gene encoding tetraspanin-3 has product MMGQCGITSSKTVLVFLNLIFWAAAGILCYVGAYVFITYDDYDHFFEDVYTLIPAVIIIAVGALLFLIGLIGCCATVRESHCGLTAFVVILLLVFMTEVAVVVLGYVYRAKVEDEVNSSIKKVYDEYNGTNSNAQSRAIDYVQRQLQCCGIHNFSDWKQTHWYEESKNNSVPISCCKTAGCTGSLIHPDDLYQEGCEALVVKKLQEIMMYVIWTALTFAAIQMLGMLCACVVLCRRSRDPVYELLISGGTQA; this is encoded by the exons ATGATGGGACAGTGTGGAATTACGTCCTCCAAGACGGTCCTGGTCTTTCTCAACCTGATATTTTGG GCCGCTGCTGGCATCCTTTGCTATGTTGGAGCCTACGTCTTCATCACTTACGATGACTACGATCACTTCTTCGAGGACGTTTACACTCTGATCCCAGCAGTGATCATCATAGCTGTCGGTGCCCTGCTTTTCCTCATTGGACTTATCGGATGCTGCGCCACAGTGAGAGAGAGCCACTGTGGACTTACGGCG TTCGTCGTCATTCTCCTGCTGGTTTTCATGACGGAAGTGGCTGTGGTGGTTCTCGGATATGTTTACAGAGCAAAG GTAGAAGATGAAGTCAACAGCTCTATCAAGAAGGTGTATGACGAGTACAACGGCACCAACAGCAACGCCCAGAGCCGGGCAATCGACTACGTTCAGAGACAG cTTCAGTGCTGTGGCATTCACAATTTCTCCGACTGGAAGCAGACGCACTGGTATGAAGAGTCCAAAAACAACAGCGTTCCCATCAGTTGCTGCAAAACCGCAGGCTGCACAGGGTCTCTTATCCATCCTGATGATCTCTAccaagaa GGTTGTGAGGCTCTGGTCGTTAAGAAGTTGCAGGAGATCATGATGTATGTCATCTGGACTGCGCTGACGTTTGCTGCCATCCAG ATGTTGGGGATGCTGTGCGCCTGTGTGGTGCTGTGTCGCCGGAGCAGAGATCCCGTCTACGAGCTTCTCATCAGCGGGGGTACCCAAGCGTAA
- the ch25hl1.2 gene encoding cholesterol 25-hydroxylase-like protein 1, member 2 has protein sequence MAFADNVVDIWTHYLGQNSLLQPLWDDLRLNHRDYVRSPLFPVVLTVSSYFIFCIPFLVCDIMGDRWPWVQQFKIQPSQRPTASTLLHCAGVTLYNHLFLVLPASVAQWLWRPPADLPDQAPNLLELIVGVIGNLLLFDFQYFIWHLLHHRIRWLYVTFHAIHHKYSSPFALATQCLGGWELITVGFWTTLNPVILKSHLLTTWSFMVVHVYVSVEDHCGYDFPWSTSRLIPFGIYGGPSKHDVHHQKPSTNFAPHFSHWDKIFGTHADFSFCNAIK, from the coding sequence ATGGCTTTCGCCGATAACGTTGTGGATATCTGGACACATTACCTGGGACAGAActctctcctgcagcctctgtgGGACGACCTGAGGCTAAACCACAGGGACTACGTGAGATCTCCACTCTTTCCCGTTGTGCTGACTGTGTCTTCGTATTTCATCTTCTGCATCCCTTTTCTTGTTTGTGACATCATGGGGGATAGGTGGCCGTGGGTCCAGCAGTTCAAGATACAGCCGAGCCAACGGCCGACAGCCTCCACATTGCTGCATTGCGCCGGTGTCACCTTGTATAACCATCTGTTTCTTGTGCTCCCTGCATCAGTGGCTCAGTGGCTATGGAGACCACCGGCGGACCTCCCAGACCAGGCTCCCAACCTGCTAGAGCTGATTGTCGGGGTGATAGGCAACCTCCTTCTCTTCGACTTCCAGTACTTTATTTGGCACCTGCTCCATCACAGGATCCGCTGGCTGTACGTCACCTTCCATGCCATTCACCACAAATACTCATCTCCCTTTGCTCTCGCCACCCAGTGTCTGGGTGGCTGGGAGCTGATCACTGTGGGTTTCTGGACCACGCTAAATCCCGTCATCCTGAAATCTCATCTACTCACCACGTGGTCTTTCATGGTGGTGCACGTGTATGTTTCGGTGGAGGATCACTGTGGCTATGATTTCCCCTGGTCCACGTCCCGTCTGATACCGTTTGGCATCTACGGAGGACCCAGCAAGCACGACGTACACCATCAGAAACCCAGTACAAATTTTGCACCTCACTTCAGTCACTGGGACAAAATATTTGGCACACACGCCGACTTCAGCTTCTGTAATGCTATAAAATAG
- the ch25hl1.1 gene encoding cholesterol 25-hydroxylase-like protein 1, member 1, which produces MLNISSLSLTPPHFRPSDRLLQPLWDHLLFHHLSLVSSPFFPVILAFSSYFLCSLPFAVLDLLGERVPFFHKYKIQPDSRPTLDMMAKSLTTSLYNHIFFVLPAVIIGMFILPTPSLPREAPTLYQVFTEGLAVLLLFDTQYFIWHFVHHKNLQLYRWVHAVHHEYMAPFSWSTEQLSIPELMTVGFWSNLDPILLKCHPLSTWCITVLSIWMSVEDHIGYDLPWTLNHLVPFGLLGGAPAHDMHHQKPSSNYAPFFSHWDRIFGTAVPLKRKKDD; this is translated from the coding sequence ATGCTGAACATCAGCTCTCTCTCCCTGACGCCCCCTCACTTCAGACCGTCGGACCGTCTCCTGCAGCCCCTCTGGGACCAtttgctttttcaccatctgtCTCTCGTCTCGTCTCCCTTTTTCCCCGTCATCCTCGCCTTCTCCAGCTACTTTCTCTGCAGTTTGCCTTTTGCTGTGCTGGACCTCTTGGGGGAAAGGGTCCCTTTCTTTCACAAGTACAAGATCCAACCTGACAGCAGGCCAACGCTGGACATGATGGCCAAGAGCTTGACGACGTCCCTGTATAACCACATTTTCTTCGTTTTACCGGCTGTCATAATCGGCATGTTCATACTGCCGACACCGAGCCTGCCGCGGGAAGCTCCCACGTTATACCAGGTGTTCACCGAAGGTCTGGCCGTGCTGCTGCTCTTCGACACCCAGTACTTCATCTGGCACTTTGTGCACCACAAGAACCTGCAGCTTTACCGCTGGGTGCATGCGGTCCACCACGAATACATGGCACCGTTCTCGTGGTCCACGGAGCAGCTCAGCATCCCAGAACTGATGACCGTGGGCTTCTGGAGCAACCTGGATCCAATTCTTTTAAAGTGTCACCCGCTGAGCACGTGGTGCATTACAGTTCTCAGCATCTGGATGTCTGTGGAGGACCACATAGGCTACGACCTGCCCTGGACCCTCAACCACCTGGTGCCTTTCGGTCTTCTGGGGGGCGCCCCGGCCCACGACATGCACCACCAGAAGCCAAGCAGCAACTACGCTCCCTTCTTCAGCCACTGGGATCGGATCTTCGGCACTGCCGTCcctctgaaaaggaaaaaagatgaTTAA
- the si:dkey-24l11.2 gene encoding uncharacterized protein si:dkey-24l11.2 isoform X1, with product MALLGVSNHMLRVMQVLRMENEGEVKTEEGNSESAPPAQRLCRFFSQGRHCNYGKRCRFLHVREDGPDPERKAAESPTQLDVTLSGSQNSGQLKGDNSPITHNPKFSSASARRPCRYFLSGHCTMEDRCRFWHPPQLPTVEDPSVTAVQRKATPCRPPVSAPGGPQEVKLCDMTEDKAQQLRDTEIQQLKKRFPKDQLIIQERSDGKLTYYRVTVEATDPDWPFDLKEVDVMVSFPDNYPLEIFTLEIPLDQDLPPVMAKHVQQASLEWLQAKHATNQLLGKVELLFRPFLRWLDRSLERLFTAGARQLKKDIDLEKAGLQFIPYQELKVSVTDASDTVSGVAADEDFRDTTDKTEDAEPEEEERSVQQDERDEGQVQEEDASHLVENIKISDPRRGTEVKLLGLRLGENTATVIAQQITVCLQCNRCKVTADLTLSGRTACSAQCEKCNADINAAFRPCMIHHYSDVLGYLDLHNATASDLVLQDCSLTVGCLSCSQEVPVENVFYGQTKEFNCESCHSKLSILAESTRFQYIQPRTSSKTGPSAVAYKTIRDPAVQKGKPLPDKGTCKHYKQSHRWLRFPCCGRAYACDVCHDENQDHPMELATRMICGFCAKEQPYGNGKPCTSCGSMMTRGTRTSHWEGGLGCRNKVKMCRNDRQKYANTNKTVSRKAASEKK from the exons ATGGCTCTTCTTGGAGTCTCAAATCATATGTTGAGAGTGATGCAG GTTTTAAGAATGGAGAATGAAGGGGAAGTGAAAACTGAAGAGGGAAATTCTGAGTCGGCTCCTCCAGCCCAGCGGCTGTGTCGCTTCTTCTCCCAAGGACGGCACTGTAATTACGGCAAGAGATGCAGATTTCTGCATGTAAGAGAAGATGGACCAGACCCTGAGAGGAAAGCTGCCGAGTCGCCCACCCAGCTTGATGTCACTCTCTCGGGCTCTCAGAACTCCGGTCAACTTAAGGGAGACAATTCGCCCATCACCCACAACCCGAAGTTTTCCTCAGCCTCCGCCCGCCGCCCCTGTCGCTACTTTCTCTCAGGGCACTGCACCATGGAGGACCGATGTCGCTTCTGGCACCCGCCGCAGTTACCGACGGTGGAAGACCCGTCTGTCACCGCTGTTCAGAGGAAAGCCACGCCGTGCCGCCCTCCAGTGTCCGCCCCCGGCGGCCCGCAGGAGGTGAAGCTGTGCGACATGACTGAGGACAAGGCCCAGCAGCTGCGAGACACCGAGATCCAGCAGCTGAAGAAGCGTTTCCCCAAAGATCAGCTGATCATCCAGGAGAGAAGCGACGGAAAACTGACGTATTACAGGGTGACTGTAGAGGCCACGGATCCAGACTGG CCTTTCGACCTGAAAGAAGTTGACGTCATGGTCAGCTTCCCAGACAACTACCCCCTGGAG ATTTTCACATTAGAGATACCATTGGACCAGGACTTACCACCAGTCATGGCAAA GCATGTGCAGCAAGCATCGTTGGAGTGGCTCCAGGCGAAGCATGCTACCAATCAGCTGCTGGGAAAGGTGGAGCTGCTCTTCAGGCCTTTTCTTCGCTGGCTGGATCGGAGCTTGGAGAGACTGTTCACCGCAGGAGCGCGACAG CTTAAGAAGGACATTGATTTAGAAAAAGCCGGCCTGCAGTTTATACCATACCAGGAGCTAAAGGTTTCGGTGACCGACGCCTCTGACACTGTTTCTGGTGTGGCTGCTGACGAGGATTTCCGTGACACGACCGATAAGACGGAAGATGCGGAGCCAGAGGAAGAAGAGCGGTCGGTGCAGCAGGATGAGCGCGATGAAGGTCAGGTGCAGGAGGAAGATGCGAGCCACCTGGTGGAGAACATTAAAATCAGCGACCCCCGCAGAGGCACGGAGGTCAAGCTGCTTGGCCTCAGGCTGGGGGAGAACACCGCCACCGTTATCGCCCAACAGATCACCGTTTGTCTGCAGTGCAATAG GTGTAAGGTGACTGCAGATCTGACTCTCAGTGGAAGGACGGCCTGCTCAGCTCAGTGTGAGAAGTGCAACGCGGACATAAACGCTGCGTTCAGGCCGTGCATGATCCACCATTACAGCGACGTTCTGGGATACCTGGACCTTCACAACGCCACGGCGTCTGACCTGGTACTTCAGGACTGCAGCCTGACTGTGGGGTGCCTTAGCTGCTCTCAGGAGGTCCCCGTGGAG AACGTTTTCTACGGACAAACAAAGGAGTTCAACTGCGAGAGCTGCCACAGCAAACTCAGCATCCTGGCCGAGAGCACGAGGTTCCAGTACATTCAGCCTCGCACCTCCAGCAAAACAG GTCCGAGTGCCGTCGCCTACAAAACGATCAGAGACCCAGCTGTGCAGAAAGGGAAGCCGCTGCCCGATAAAGGAACATGCAAACATTACAAACAGAGCCATCGCTGGCTCAG GTTTCCCTGCTGCGGCCGGGCGTATGCCTGTGATGTGTGCCATGACGAGAACCAGGACCACCCCATGGAACTCGCCACCAGGATGATCTGTGGGTTTTGTGCCAAAGAACAG CCGTACGGTAATGGGAAACCTTGCACCAGCTGCGGGAGCATGATGACGAGGGGGACGCGCACCAGCCACTGGGAGGGAGGGCTGGGATGTAGAAATAAAGTCAAAATGTGCAG AAACGATCGACAGAAATACGCCAACACCAACAAAACGGTTTCGAGGAAGGCGGCCAGCGAGAAGAAGTAA